From the Musa acuminata AAA Group cultivar baxijiao chromosome BXJ1-2, Cavendish_Baxijiao_AAA, whole genome shotgun sequence genome, one window contains:
- the LOC135611381 gene encoding WD repeat-containing protein RUP2-like: MLRGLVRTSPRHRRRRRYQLGGIARKIRIYSLRTLLPPEGHAGGAAAFYGHSTACDFYICTPAKLGSLQWLPASGCRVLGSGDYDGVVTESDEERRVEVFERDEHAGRHVRSVDYSPDGSSARRGDATAQQWDTRRGGKGCVGVARPGAAVCGVEFDPGGGPWVGVGSDDRHAYVYDVRAVSAGPVAVLAVHGRAVTYVRFAGGPGRAVVSSGTDGSHRLWDWVGGGGGGGVEEVRAYSGHANALRFVGMSVWRTGGGARVRPPVGGEPIWVRGFEEHGREAEGGFVSAISWRQAGETEAQEASKVLAGGSNGALQAFVCFERRMLGQPSLPVAEGRWHQSWQLEHRRTKWVSFR; this comes from the coding sequence ATGCTTCGTGGTCTCGTCAGGACAAGTCCCCGACATCGTCGGCGTCGGCGCTATCAACTTGGCGGCATCGCGAGGAAGATAAGAATTTACAGCCTCCGCACTTTGCTGCCGCCGGAAGGACATGCGGGCGGCGCAGCGGCCTTTTACGGCCACTCCACTGCTTGTGACTTCTACATCTGCACTCCGGCCAAGCTCGGCAGCCTGCAGTGGCTCCCGGCCTCCGGCTGTCGCGTCCTCGGCTCAGGCGACTACGATGGTGTGGTGACCGAGTCCGACGAGGAGCGGCGCGTCGAGGTGTTCGAGCGCGACGAGCATGCCGGCCGCCACGTCCGGAGCGTGGATTACTCGCCCGACGGGAGCTCGGCTCGTCGGGGTGACGCCACCGCTCAGCAGTGGGACACCCGCCGCGGCGGCAAGGGGTGTGTGGGGGTGGCGCGGCCGGGAGCGGCGGTGTGCGGCGTGGAGTTCGATCCGGGCGGCGGTCCGTGGGTCGGGGTGGGAAGCGACGACCGGCACGCATACGTGTACGACGTGCGGGCGGTTTCGGCGGGACCGGTGGCGGTGCTCGCTGTGCACGGCCGCGCGGTGACCTACGTAAGGTTTGCCGGGGGGCCGGGGCGGGCGGTGGTGTCGTCGGGGACGGACGGCAGCCACCGGCTGTGGGACTGGGTGGggggaggaggcggtggagggGTCGAGGAAGTGCGCGCGTACAGCGGGCACGCGAACGCGCTGCGCTTCGTGGGAATGTCGGTGTGGCGCACGGGGGGGGGGGCTCGTGTACGACCTCCGGTTGGAGGAGAGCCAATTTGGGTGCGGGGCTTCGAGGAGCACGGGAGGGAAGCGGAGGGCGGGTTCGTCAGCGCCATCAGCTGGAGGCAAGCAGGTGAGACGGAGGCGCAGGAGGCATCAAAAGTTCTCGCCGGCGGATCGAACGGGGCCTTACAGGCCTTCGTTTGCTTCGAGCGCCGCATGTTGGGCCAACCTTCCCTTCCTGTGGCCGAAGGAAGGTGGCATCAAAGTTGGCAACTCGAGCACAGGAGAACGAAATGGGTTTCATTTAGATAG